A region of Mesorhizobium sp. AR02 DNA encodes the following proteins:
- a CDS encoding zinc-dependent alcohol dehydrogenase family protein: protein MKLVRLRAPGGLDRLDLVEEDPPQPGPDHVMVRIRACSLNMRDDFAVQGKTPLADGRVPLSDGAGEVIAVGSGVDALKPGDSVVSTFYPWWLDGDMTPATRRDIPGESFDGVASEYVCMPAHAFTKAPRGYTHVEAATLTCTGVTAWRGLVVCGKVKPGDTVLVLGTGSVSLFALQFAKAAGARVIATSSDEEKLERLKSLGADAVINYKAVPEWGRKVRELTDGRGVDHVIEVGGPATLAQSIAACRTGGHIALVGVLTGFAAEVSIPAVFSNQIRISGISIGSRADQEDMIRAIEVIGLKPVIDRRFPLRDIAAAFTHYAARKHFGKVCLEL, encoded by the coding sequence ATGAAGCTCGTCAGGCTGAGAGCGCCGGGTGGCTTGGACAGACTCGACCTGGTCGAGGAAGATCCACCCCAGCCAGGGCCTGACCACGTGATGGTCAGGATCCGTGCCTGCTCGTTGAACATGCGCGACGATTTCGCGGTGCAGGGCAAGACACCGCTCGCCGATGGCCGCGTGCCGCTGTCCGACGGCGCGGGCGAAGTGATTGCCGTCGGCAGCGGTGTCGATGCGCTCAAGCCCGGCGACAGCGTCGTCAGCACCTTCTATCCCTGGTGGCTGGACGGCGACATGACGCCCGCCACCAGGCGCGACATCCCGGGGGAAAGTTTCGATGGCGTGGCCAGCGAGTATGTGTGCATGCCGGCGCATGCCTTCACCAAGGCCCCTCGGGGCTACACCCATGTGGAAGCCGCAACGCTGACCTGCACCGGTGTCACCGCCTGGCGAGGTCTGGTTGTGTGCGGCAAGGTGAAGCCCGGCGACACGGTGCTGGTCCTCGGCACCGGCAGTGTGTCGCTGTTCGCGCTGCAATTCGCCAAGGCCGCCGGCGCCCGGGTCATCGCCACCTCGTCCGACGAGGAAAAGCTGGAAAGGCTCAAAAGCCTCGGCGCCGACGCCGTCATCAACTACAAGGCCGTGCCGGAGTGGGGCCGCAAGGTCAGGGAGTTGACGGACGGACGCGGCGTCGATCACGTGATCGAGGTCGGCGGCCCCGCCACGCTGGCGCAATCCATAGCCGCCTGCCGGACAGGCGGCCACATCGCCCTGGTCGGCGTGCTGACAGGCTTTGCGGCGGAAGTGTCCATACCGGCTGTGTTTTCGAACCAGATCCGCATCAGCGGCATTTCGATCGGCAGCCGGGCGGATCAGGAGGACATGATCCGCGCGATCGAGGTTATCGGCCTGAAACCCGTTATCGACCGACGCTTCCCGCTTCGCGACATAGCCGCCGCCTTCACGCACTACGCAGCCCGGAAGCATTTCGGCAAGGTTTGCCTGGAGCTTTAG